A window from Deltaproteobacteria bacterium CG11_big_fil_rev_8_21_14_0_20_49_13 encodes these proteins:
- a CDS encoding nucleoside-diphosphate kinase: MNTERTLAIIKPDAVQKGVIGAIVNRIEENELKVVAIKMLQLDKRRAAGFYAVHKVKSFFEPLVGFMTSGPVVVLALEGKEAIKKWRDVMGPTDSTKAPEGTIRGDYGTDIQNNAVHGSDAPETAKFEVSYFFEPQDVVEYEWM, encoded by the coding sequence ATGAACACCGAGAGAACATTGGCAATAATCAAGCCGGACGCGGTCCAAAAGGGAGTGATCGGAGCGATCGTGAACCGGATCGAAGAGAATGAATTAAAGGTAGTGGCCATAAAGATGCTTCAGCTGGACAAGAGGCGCGCAGCAGGTTTCTATGCCGTTCACAAGGTAAAATCCTTCTTTGAGCCGCTTGTTGGTTTCATGACATCAGGCCCTGTTGTTGTGCTGGCCCTTGAGGGGAAAGAAGCCATCAAGAAATGGCGTGATGTAATGGGCCCGACGGATTCTACAAAGGCGCCTGAAGGAACCATCAGAGGCGACTACGGTACCGACATACAGAACAACGCAGTTCACGGAAGCGATGCTCCCGAGACCGCAAAGTTCGAAGTGAGCTATTTCTTTGAGCCGCAGGATGTCGTTGAATACGAATGGATGTGA